DNA sequence from the Devosia lacusdianchii genome:
CTGGCGGGCGTAATGATCTTCTCGCTCATCGACTCCAGCTTCAACCTGGCTGGCGTCGATGCCTTCGCCAAGCAGGTGCTGCGCGGCATCATCATCGTTGTGGCCGTCGCCTTCTACACGGTGCGCTCCAGGAGGCTGGTCGCATGACCGACAACACCTTGCCCCACGCCGAGCGCAAGAAGCGCCAGCTGCCGCAGATCAACCCGGTCTATTTCGTGCTGGCGGCGCTGATCGTCGCCATCATCCTGCAGAACCCGGCCTTCGTGGAGCCGCAGGGCTACATGAACTTCGTCAAGCGGGCCGCGCCGCTGGCCATCCTGGCGGCGGGACAGCTCTACGTCATCGTCTCGGGCGGGTTCGACCTTTCCGTCGGCTCGGTGATCACTCTGGTGGTCGTCGGCTCGTCGATGCTACTCAACAACGACCCCAATGCCACCTGGTGGGTCATCGCGGTGATGTTCGGCATCGGCGCGGGCGTCGGACTGATCAACGGCATGGTCGTCTGCTACCTCAAGGTGCCGTCGCTGATCGCCACGCTCGGTATGATGATCACGCTCAATGGCGTGGCCTTCATGTGGTCCGGCGGATCGCCGCGCGGCTACCTGACGGATAGCTTCCGCTTCTTTGGACGCTTCAACTTCACCGACCTGCCAATCATCAAGATATTCCCGGTCGCGATCATCGTGCTGCTGGTGCTGGGCTTTGCGCTCTACTGGCTCATGCACCGCACCAATCTGGGCCGGATGATCCACGCCATCGGCGACAATCCGCGCGCCGCGAACCTCGCTGGCGTCCCGGTCAACCGGGTCCGCATCATCGCTTTTATCGTGTCATCGCTGAGCGCTGTGGCGACCGGCATCATGCTGGGCGGTTTCGCCGGCGTCTCGACCGATGTCGGCACGGGCTACGAGCTGCAGGCCATCACGGCCGCCGTGCTGGGCGGGGCGCAATTGCTCGGCGGGCGCGGCTCGGTACCGGCGACGATTGCCGGTGCACTGACGCTGACGGCCATTTTCACTCTGCTCAATTTCCTGGGGCTGCCACAGCCGGTGCGCCAGGTCGTGCAGGGACTCATTCTCATCGCCGCCGTGGCCATCGCCATGTACCGGCGCAAGCATACCGGGCGGTAACGCACGTGACCAAACTCGCCCGAGAACCGGAAAAGCCGACCGTGCGAAGGACTAAGCAGCAACCCAATGGGAGAGGAAGACTATGAAGAAGATTTTGGCTTTGGCGATCGCCGCCGGGCTGGCCTTCGGCAGCAGCGCCTTTGCGCAGGCTCCGAATTTTGACGACCCGGAACAGTTCGCCCTGCAGCAGGCGCAGCTCGCCGCTACGCCGCAGGGACCGGCGGACATGCCATGGGAGCAGTACCTCATCGATAGCCTTAAGGACACGGCCGCTATGAAGAAGGACGGTCCCTACACCGTCTGCTTCTCCAATGCCGGCGTGAACAATCCCTGGCGCGTGGTCGGCTTCACCGACATGACCGAGGAAGTGAAGCTCCACGCCGATATCGCCGAATTCATCCACGTGGATGCCGAAGGCTCGGACGACAAGCAGATCGCCGACATCGACGACCTGCTCGCCGGTGGCAAATGCTCGATCCTGATCGTATCGCCCAACACCACCGCCGCGCTCACCCCGGCCGTCGAGAAGGCCTGTGCCACCCTGCCGGTCATCGTCTTCGACCGCGGCGTCAATACCGACTGCCCGGTGACCTTCGTTCACCCGGTGGGTGGCTACGGCTTCGGCATCCAGGGTGCTGAATTCATCGCCGCTAATGTCGAAGCCGGCGGCAATGTGCTGATGCTGCGTATCCTGCCCGGCGTCGACGTGCTGGAGACCCGCTATTCGGGGGGCAAGCGCATCCTGGAGGAAGCCGGACTGAACATCGTTGGCGCTGAATTCACCGATGGCGACAACGCCAAGACCAAGTCGATCGTGGAAGACTATCTGGCCCGCGGCACCATCGACGCCGTGTGGATGGATGCCGGCGCCACTGCCGTCGCCGCCATCGAAGCCTTCCAGGACGGTGGTTATGACATTCCGGTGTTTGTCGGCGAGGACCAGCAGGACTTCCTGCAAACCTGGCAGGCCAACGGCATGACCGCCATTGCCCCCACCTACCCAACCTATCAGTGGCGCACGGCAATCATCGCCGCCATGCGCGTGCTCAAGGGCGAAGCCGTGCCCGGCCCGGAATGGGTTCTGCCCCAGCCTGCCATCACCATGGAAAACCTCGACCAGTTCGTGAACGCCAAGATGCCTCCGCTGCACTACGCCATGTGTGGCTGCGAAAACATGGCCGGCTATCCCGAAGCCTGGGGTGGCGTGAAGTAAGTTCAACCCGACCTACCAACGGTCAAACCTTGGGCGCTCTTCGGAGCGCCCTCTTTTTGCTGTGCGGCAAACTGGGCGATCATCGACCTGTGCGTGGCCTTGAGCCAGGCCAAATGGAGACATTTTGCCTGCCCACCGGTTTTTTGCGGGGCTTTGCCGGAAGGGGTGTTGACACACTGTCATCAGACCACCATAAACCGCCCGGACGACGCGCCTCGGCGCTTCGTTTTCCTACCCAAGCGACGTTGTCAGTGGAGGGGTGGGAGAGTGGTTAAATCCATCAGACTGTAAATCTGACCGCTTAGCGTACACTGGTTCGAATCCAGTCCCCTCCACCAACGACCTTCCCCCAAAATTGTGAGCCTGCCGATAGGACCGGACGCCAGGCGCACCGGGCGTTTCGCCATGTGCGTAGCCCATGACATTGCCGACATGACGGCGATGTCATGAAGTTCATGAACCAATTGTCACGCAATTACCGTGAGTTAACTGGCATCCGCCGGTCGGCGTCCCCATATGTCGGCATGTCAACAACACGGAGTATTTGACATGAAGAAACTTCTCGCGGCGCTCCTGGCCGCAACCATCACCTTCGCCGTGGCGGCCCCCAGCTTCGCCTACGAGATTCCGAATTGCACCTTCTCGGACAAGTCGCTGTGCAAGACGGAATCCAGCAGCATGGACAGCGGCAACGACTAACCTCACCTTGATGGCGGCGCAGCACGCTGCGCCGCTCCAAGCTTCGTTTGCCTGCTTGCTGGTGTCGCGCAAAGGCGCTACGCCTGCCCCATGAGCTTCAACAAATTCCCCCCCAAGCCGCGCTACAATCCCGATGACGGTCCGGTCTATCTTTACGGGCTGCACACGGTGCGCGCCGCGCTGGACAACAAGAACCGAATCAAGAAGGTTCTGTTGGCCACACCCAATGCCTTGATGCGTCTCAAGGAGACGGGCGAAATCGGCAAGGTCACCGTCAAGGAGGCCACGCCCAAGGAGCTCGACCGCCTGCTCGGCGACGACGCCGTGCACCAGGGTGCCGCCCTTGAGGTCGATCCGGTCAGTCGTTTCGGGCTCGATGATATCAAGCCGCTCAAACTCGTCGTGGTGCTCGACCAGATCACCGACCCGCACAATGTGGGCGCCATTCTGCGCACCGCCTGCGCCTTCGGCGCCGATGCCGTCATCACCACCGCTCGCCACTCGCCGCGCGAAACCGGCGTAATGGCCAAATCAGCCTCCGGCGCGCTTGATCTGGTGCCGATGATCGAGGTCCGCAATCTCGGCGACGCTCTCGAAAAGCTCAAGACTCGCGGCATGTTGGTGCTGGGTTTTGATTCGGAATCTGAGCATCAGCTCAAGCCGCGCTCCGGCGATCAACCGTTGGCCATCGTCATGGGCGCCGAGGGCAAGGGCCTGCGCCAGCGCACGCGCGAACTCTGCGACGAAATGGTCAAGCTCGACATGCCGGGCCCGATCAAGTCGCTCAATGTATCCAATGCCGCTGCCATCGCGCTGTTCGCGGCCACCGCAGGACGATCGTCATGAGCCAGTTCGCACCCTTCGCAATGGCCCTGCGGCTATCGGGCGTAACCCTCAAGCAGCTCGAACTCGATGCGGCGCTGAAGCATCTCACCAGCCGCTACGAGGCTGAGGACGCCGAGGAGAGCTTCTACGCCCAGGTCGACATTCCGGTGAACAACCCGGTGCGGGCTCTGCTGGAGCTTGCGGAGCGCTCCGGCCCCGCCATCGCCGCGATGCTAGAGGATCGGCGCATCGGCAAGGCCGTACTGGACCTGGCCTTCGACTATCCTGATCACGGCGAAGCCATGTCGGCCCGCCTACCGGCACACGTCGCCGCAGCGATAGCTGGGCTAGGCATCGATATCGAGGTCTCGGTCTACCTCACCGACGTCGAAGAAGACGACGAAGACTGAGGGCGCTGCTGCCTTTGTCGCGACCAGCGCGGGCAATGAGTGTCCGTCAGCCCACCGTGCCGCGCACGACAAGTCGGGTTTGCAGGGTTTCCTGAAGCGCGGGTGCGTTGGGCTCGTTGAGACGGCGGAGAATCAGGCGCACGAGGGCGCGCACCCGCTCCTCGAGATCAAACTTTACCGTCGTCAGGCTGTAGCTTTTCCAGTGCGACTGGGCGATGTCGTCGAAGCCGACCACCTTCACGTCCTCGGGCACGCGCAAGCCAAGTTCGTGGCGCAGGGCGTCAAGCACGCCAAAAGCGCCAACGTCGTTCGCCGCAAATATGGCATCAGCGCCACCACCGAGCCGAAACAGGTCCACCGTAGCGGCATAGGCCATGTCGTAGCTGAAGTCGCTGGTCGCAACGATAGGCGCGGGTAATCCGCGCTCGGCCATCACAGCCCGCAGCATCAGCTCGCGCGCCGTATTGGCACGTGACTTGCTGACGCCCGAAACATAAGCGATCCGGCGTGCGCCATATCCCTGCAGCAGGGCCACCGCCTGCTCCACGCCGGGGCGCTGCAGCACGTTGAGGCGGTCATGCAAGGGGCCGGTCTCCGCATCATCTACGGCGCCCGGATGGGGGTAATGCACATAGATCGGCACGGCCCGATCGAGGAAGCGCGCCAGGGTCGTCGGCTTGACGTTCTCGACGAAGGCAATAACCGAATCCGGATTGAAACCGCGCATATAGGCCAGCAGCTTCTCATCCATGCTGTAGTCGGTGCGGGTCTTGAACAGTAGCGTGGCAAAACCCTCGTTCTGCAGCGCCGTGGTCAGCGCGTCGATTTCCTGGCTTTCCCAGTGGCTGCAGACATCGGGAACGATCACGCCGACCAGATGCGAGCGGCCGCTGACCAGTGCCCGGGCCGCGCGGTCGGGGGTGTAGTTGAGCTCCTGGGCAACGCGCAAGATCAGCTCGCGCTTCTCCGGCTTGAGCGAGGTGTGGGGGTTGAAGGCGCGCGACACGGCAACGCGCGAGACCTGGGCGCGCTGCGCCACCATCTCGGCGGTCGCCCGCCCGCGCATCATTCCCTCGCCCTCGTCCAACGCCCCTCCTGTCACCGTCAAGGTGAAATCGTGTTCAATTTCAGTGCCCCTCCGCCCACCGGCTGTCAAGCGGCATGCATGGGCGCAGTTCTATAATTCGGCCCAAAACGTCACAGGATCGTTGCATAGCCGTGCCTACTTGGCGAGTGCGGTCCGACTCTGGCCCGCCGTCGGCGAATTCTCCGCATTGACGGAAAGTGAAAACGTGTTCATTCTTCACTGGCTGATCCCGTATGGGGCGGCCAAAAGCCGGCTACCGGAGAATTCGGAGCCATTACATGGGAGGAATTTTGCGATGAGCAATCGTCTGCGCAGCCTTGCGCTCAGCTTGATCGGCGCCACAGCCTTTGTCGGCTCCGCCTTCGCTGTCGATCTCGACATCACCTGCCGCTGCGTCATCGGCGGCGTCAACAGCGGCACTGCCGAGTGGATCGAAAACAGCGTCATTCCGGCCTTCGAGGCCGCCAATCCTGACATCAACGTCAATCTCAACCAGTTCGGCGGCGAAGACGCCCAGCTGACCCAGCAGCTGGCGCTCGACTTTTCCACCGGCGCCGGCCCAGATGTCACCGCTTTTGACGGTTTTCTGATCCCGAGCTTCGTTGAAGGCGGGCTGCTCAAGCCGCTCAATGAAGTTGCCGGCGCCGAGGTCGATGACTGGTCGGGCTGGGCCGCTTTGTCGGACGGTTCGCGTGCGCTCATGCAGTACCAGGGCAAGTATTACGGCATTCCGCTCGGCACCGACGTGCGCATGATCCACACCCGCAAGGACATCCTGGCCGAGGCCGGCATCGATGCCGACACCTGGCAGCCGACCTCGTGGGAAGATGTGCTCGACGCCGCCCGCGCGATCAAGAAGATCAAGCCCGATAGCTACCCCATCCAGCTCAATGCCGGCGTCGCCATGGGCGAAGCCACCACCATGCAGGGCTACTGGCTGGCGTTGCTCGGCACAGGCGAAAGCGTGACCGACGAGAACGGCAAATACATCGTCTCCAGCCAGGGCATTCTCGACACCCTCATCCTCTACAAGACCATCTATGTCGACGAGCAGCTCGGCGACCAGCGTGCCCAGCTTCTGGCCGATGGCCGCAATCGCTCCTTCGCCAACTTCCGTGACGGCGTGACTGCCCTGCTGTTCGAGGGTGATTATTTCTACCGCTCAGTCACCTCGGAAGGCGCTGAATTCGCTGTGGCCGACCGCGACAATGTCATGGGCTGGGCCAAGGTTCCCGCCAAGGAGCCAGGTGCCGGCATTCGCGGCCAGGACTTCGTGACCATTTCGGGTGGCACGGGCTTCGTTCTCAATCCGGCCACCGATACCCCCAAGGAAGCCTGGGCCCTGCTCTCGTTCATGAACGAAGCCGAGATGCAGAACGCCTTCCAGGCCATCCAGCCGCGTATCACGGCCCGTACGGATATCGAGATCCCGAACAGCCCGTTCCTGACCGAAACCAGCCAGACGCTGCTGCCGCTCACCACGGCTCGCCCGAATGACGAGAACTACAATACCGTCTCGGCCGAAATCCAGCGGATGACTGAAGCCGTCGTATCCGGTGAGCTGTCGCCGGAAGAGGCCATGGCTCAGTACAAGGCTTCGGTTATCGGCATTGTCGGCGAAGAGAATACCGTCAGCCTGCTCTGACGTCCCGATCCTCCCCTGCGCCCGGCGTCCTTCGGGATGCCGGGCGCTGTGTTCTCGCCCGGCATTGAGGCCTTCATGACCACCGAACCCATTCCCGATCAGCCCAGGCGCAAGGTCAAGAATTTCTCGCTTCTGTCCAACCGGGCGGGTGCGGCCTTCCTGACGCCAGCGGGCCTGCTGGTATCGGTCTTCGTCATCGTGCCGTTCTTCTGGGTGATCTTCGTCTCCTTCACCAATAGGACGCTGCTTGGCAAGACGGCGCTCAGCCCCGAATTCGTCGGACTGGCTAACTATTTTGCGTTGTTTGATCCCTCGAATTTCTTCCAGCGCGGGCAGTTCGGCTTCTCGCTCATTCTTACCACCCAGTTCGTGCTGGCCTCGGCTTTACTCGGCCAGGCACTGCTGGGCCTGCTGCTGGCCTGGCTGATCCAGACCGTGCCCGCCTGGGTCAAGCGCATCACCGAAACCTTCGTCATCGCGGCCTGGATTCTGCCCGAGGTCGTCATCGGTTTTGCCTGGTTCGCCTTCCTTGATCGCGACCAGGGCACGCTCAATGCGCTGCTCACCGGCGTTGGCCTGCCCAAGGGCGATTTCCTGCTGAAGCAGCCGTTCTGGGTCATCGTGGTGTTCAACACCTGGCGCGGCGCGGCCTTTTCGATGATGCTATTCAGCTCGGCCTTCTCGTCCATTCCACCGAGCTATTTCCAGGCGGCCGACGTGGCCGGTGCTTCATCGTGGCAGAAGTTCAAGGATATCGGCCTGCCGCTGATCCGCGGCCATATCGTCACCGATCTCATCCTGATCACCATGTGGACGTTCAATACGTTCACGCCGTTCCTGCTCACCAATGGCGGGCCCAGTTACCGGACCGAGCTGGTCTCGATCTACAATTATCGCGTGGCCTTCCACGACTTCCAGTTCGGCAAGGGTGCGGCGGTGGGCGTCATTATGATGCTGATCAACCTTGCCTTTGCGCTGATCTATCTCAGCATCGGCCGCAAGAAGAAGAAGGGCTGACGATCATGAAGCTCACCCTGCCCGCCTTTATCGGCCGCATCGCCTTCTCTGCTCTTGCCGCGCTGATCGGCGCCGCCTTTGCACTGCCCCTGCTGTGGTTCCTGTTCGCGCCCTTCAATGCACGAGCCGAGCTTGGCCTTGCCATTCCCGATCCGTGGACACTGGCCAATTTCGTCACCGTTTTCGGCAATAATTTCGCCGTGCAGGCGCTGTGGAACAGCCTGATCCAGTCGGTCGGCGGCGTCATTCTTGTTGGCGCAGCGGCGACGCTGGCTGCCTATGCCCTGTCGCGCTCGTCGCTGCCGGGCAAGGGCGCCGTCACCTATGTCTTGCTGCTGTTCTCGTCGGTGGTGTCCGGCTCGGCAGCCATGGTGCCGATCTTTCTCATCGTCTCCGCCGCCGGGCTGATCGACACGCATCTCGCTGTCATCCTGACCTTTGCCGGCGGGCTCCTGCCCACCGCCATGTTTATCCTGCGCGACTTCATCGACTCCATTCCCAAATCCTACGAGGAGAGCGCCATGGTTGCCGGCGCCTCGCCCGTCCAGGCCTTTTTCGACGTGGCCCTCCCGGTCATCCGTCCGGGCATCGTGGTCGTGGTGGTCTGGGGGTTCGTGAATATCTGGGGCAGCTTCCTCATCCCCTTCATCCTGCTGCGCAGCGACGATCAGATGCCCGCATCGGTGGCCATCTACTCGTTCTATTCGGAAGCCGGCACGCCGATCGTGACCCTTCTGGCCGCCTATTCGCTCATCTACTCGCTCCCCGTCATCGCCCTCTATCTCTTCGTCAGCTGGAAGTTCGGCTTCCGGTTCTTTGGCGGCATCAAGGCCTAACGCATCATGGCATCAGTCGAATTCCGCAACGTCACCAAGAGCTTCGGCAGTTTCAACGCCGTGTCGGACGTGAGCTTTTCCATCGGCGACGGCGAGTTCGTCTGCCTTCTGGGGCCATCGGGCTGTGGCAAGACCACCAGCCTGCGCATGATTGCCGGGTTGGAGACGCCGACGTCGGGCCAGGTGCTGATCGGTGGCCAGGACGTCACCCACTTCCACCCCAAGGACCGCCAGATCTCGATGGTGTTCCAGGATTACGCGCTCTATCCGCACATGAACCTGGCCGACAACATCGCCTATCCGCTGAAGGTCCGCGGCAAGTCGGTGAGCGAGCGCCATGGCCGCGCCAAGGAAGTGGCCGACGTGCTCAAGATCGGCCACCTGCTCGATCGGCTGCCGAGCCAGATTTCCGGTGGCCAGCAGCAGCGCACCTCGCTGGCGCGTGCGCTGGTCTATCCCAGCCAAGTCTATCTCTTCGACGAACCGCTCTCCAATCTCGATGCCAAGCTGCGCCTCGAAGCACGCGGTTTCCTCAACCACCTGCAGCGCGACATGGGCATGACGGCGGTCTACGTGACGCACGATCAGGCCGAGGCCATGGCGCTGGCGACCCGCATCGCCGTGATGGACCAGGGCAAGATCGCGCAGTTCGCCTCGCCCATCGAGATTTACCGCCGTCCCGCCACCACCTTCGTCGCCAATTTCGTCGGCAATCCGCCAATGAACCTGGTCCCGGTCGAAGCGGCGCAGGGCGACGGCAAGCTGCAGTTATCGGCGGAGGGTTTGACTCTGGGCGGTCTGGCCATGTCCTCGGAGATCGGCGCGGCCCTCGGCGCCAGCAAGACGCTGACCCTCGGTATCCGGCCTGAGCACCTTACTATTGCCGAAGCCGGTGCCACCAACACGATTTCGGGCAAGCTCTTCGCCAACGAGAATATGGGGCCGGAAAGTCTCGTCACCATCGAGCGCGCCGACGGCTCCCGTGTCACCGCCCGCATTTTCACCGACGATCATATCGAGCTCGGCGAGAGCGTGACGCTGGGCTTTGCCGGCGAGCATGTGCATCTGTTCGATGGCACGGGTGCGCGCATTCCGGCAGCCGGCGAATGACGGCGGTTGCTACCATTGTCTCAGTCAACACCCTCCCCCTTGTGGGGAGGGATCAAGGGTGGGGTGGTTTAGCCCGGATATCGGGGCTCTCGCACCCCCTCCCACCCTCCCCCGTCAAGGGGGAGGTGCCGTGCTGTGGATGGGACCACATGGTGCCAACGGAATGCTGAAATGACCACCATCACCACCCGCATTACCCGCGCCGACCAGGCCGCCAATCCTTATTTCTACATCCCCTTCGACGTGCCCGCAGGCACGACTCGCATTGACGTCGCTCTTGCCTACCCCAAGGCTGAAGACTGCGTCATCGATCTCGGCGCCTTCGATCCGCGCGACACGGGCTATCCCAGCGCCGAAGGCTTTCGCGGCTGGAGTGGCGGTGCGCGCGACAGCTTCTTCATCGCCACCGATGATGCGACGCCCGGCTATGTGCATGGCGATATCCCCGCAGGCCGCTGGACCGTGATCCTTGGCCTCTACAAGGTTCCCGACGGTGGCACCGAGGTCGCCGTGACCATCGCCCTCGACTCCGCGCTTCGTACGATCGAGCCGCAGCCAGCGCACACCACGCCGGTGCGCCAGGGCGCTGGCTGGTACAAGGGCGACCTGCATTGCCATACCTTCCATTCGGATGCGAAGGGCTCGCCCGAACTATTGCACGCCGCAGCGCGGCAAGCCGGGCTCGATTTCCTCGCCGTTGCCGACCATAACACCACCACTCAGCGGCGTTATTTTCACCCGCAATCCTCGCCCGATCTGGTTTTCGTGCGGGCCATGGAAGTGACCACTGCCGGGGGCCACGCCAATGTCTATGGCGTCGACGCATGGATCGATTTCCGCATGACCCGGCCTGCCGACGCCCACACCCTGGCGCGACTGGTCCACGATAGGGGCGGCCTGCTGTCGATCAATCACGACAAGCCGCCCATCGCCTGGGAATACGAGCTGCCGGAAGCCGATTGTCAGGAGGTCTGGCAATCGACCTGGATGGCGTGGAACTGGATCGCGCTTGACCGCTGGCAGCAGCGACTCGCCTCCGGCCTGCGGCTCTCGGCCATTGGCGGCTCGGACTATCACCAGCCCGCCCAGCTCATGCCCGAAGGCCCGCTGGTGTTG
Encoded proteins:
- a CDS encoding ABC transporter permease; the encoded protein is MTDNTLPHAERKKRQLPQINPVYFVLAALIVAIILQNPAFVEPQGYMNFVKRAAPLAILAAGQLYVIVSGGFDLSVGSVITLVVVGSSMLLNNDPNATWWVIAVMFGIGAGVGLINGMVVCYLKVPSLIATLGMMITLNGVAFMWSGGSPRGYLTDSFRFFGRFNFTDLPIIKIFPVAIIVLLVLGFALYWLMHRTNLGRMIHAIGDNPRAANLAGVPVNRVRIIAFIVSSLSAVATGIMLGGFAGVSTDVGTGYELQAITAAVLGGAQLLGGRGSVPATIAGALTLTAIFTLLNFLGLPQPVRQVVQGLILIAAVAIAMYRRKHTGR
- a CDS encoding substrate-binding domain-containing protein; its protein translation is MKKILALAIAAGLAFGSSAFAQAPNFDDPEQFALQQAQLAATPQGPADMPWEQYLIDSLKDTAAMKKDGPYTVCFSNAGVNNPWRVVGFTDMTEEVKLHADIAEFIHVDAEGSDDKQIADIDDLLAGGKCSILIVSPNTTAALTPAVEKACATLPVIVFDRGVNTDCPVTFVHPVGGYGFGIQGAEFIAANVEAGGNVLMLRILPGVDVLETRYSGGKRILEEAGLNIVGAEFTDGDNAKTKSIVEDYLARGTIDAVWMDAGATAVAAIEAFQDGGYDIPVFVGEDQQDFLQTWQANGMTAIAPTYPTYQWRTAIIAAMRVLKGEAVPGPEWVLPQPAITMENLDQFVNAKMPPLHYAMCGCENMAGYPEAWGGVK
- the rlmB gene encoding 23S rRNA (guanosine(2251)-2'-O)-methyltransferase RlmB, whose protein sequence is MSFNKFPPKPRYNPDDGPVYLYGLHTVRAALDNKNRIKKVLLATPNALMRLKETGEIGKVTVKEATPKELDRLLGDDAVHQGAALEVDPVSRFGLDDIKPLKLVVVLDQITDPHNVGAILRTACAFGADAVITTARHSPRETGVMAKSASGALDLVPMIEVRNLGDALEKLKTRGMLVLGFDSESEHQLKPRSGDQPLAIVMGAEGKGLRQRTRELCDEMVKLDMPGPIKSLNVSNAAAIALFAATAGRSS
- a CDS encoding LacI family DNA-binding transcriptional regulator, translating into MDEGEGMMRGRATAEMVAQRAQVSRVAVSRAFNPHTSLKPEKRELILRVAQELNYTPDRAARALVSGRSHLVGVIVPDVCSHWESQEIDALTTALQNEGFATLLFKTRTDYSMDEKLLAYMRGFNPDSVIAFVENVKPTTLARFLDRAVPIYVHYPHPGAVDDAETGPLHDRLNVLQRPGVEQAVALLQGYGARRIAYVSGVSKSRANTARELMLRAVMAERGLPAPIVATSDFSYDMAYAATVDLFRLGGGADAIFAANDVGAFGVLDALRHELGLRVPEDVKVVGFDDIAQSHWKSYSLTTVKFDLEERVRALVRLILRRLNEPNAPALQETLQTRLVVRGTVG
- a CDS encoding extracellular solute-binding protein translates to MSNRLRSLALSLIGATAFVGSAFAVDLDITCRCVIGGVNSGTAEWIENSVIPAFEAANPDINVNLNQFGGEDAQLTQQLALDFSTGAGPDVTAFDGFLIPSFVEGGLLKPLNEVAGAEVDDWSGWAALSDGSRALMQYQGKYYGIPLGTDVRMIHTRKDILAEAGIDADTWQPTSWEDVLDAARAIKKIKPDSYPIQLNAGVAMGEATTMQGYWLALLGTGESVTDENGKYIVSSQGILDTLILYKTIYVDEQLGDQRAQLLADGRNRSFANFRDGVTALLFEGDYFYRSVTSEGAEFAVADRDNVMGWAKVPAKEPGAGIRGQDFVTISGGTGFVLNPATDTPKEAWALLSFMNEAEMQNAFQAIQPRITARTDIEIPNSPFLTETSQTLLPLTTARPNDENYNTVSAEIQRMTEAVVSGELSPEEAMAQYKASVIGIVGEENTVSLL
- a CDS encoding carbohydrate ABC transporter permease, translating into MTTEPIPDQPRRKVKNFSLLSNRAGAAFLTPAGLLVSVFVIVPFFWVIFVSFTNRTLLGKTALSPEFVGLANYFALFDPSNFFQRGQFGFSLILTTQFVLASALLGQALLGLLLAWLIQTVPAWVKRITETFVIAAWILPEVVIGFAWFAFLDRDQGTLNALLTGVGLPKGDFLLKQPFWVIVVFNTWRGAAFSMMLFSSAFSSIPPSYFQAADVAGASSWQKFKDIGLPLIRGHIVTDLILITMWTFNTFTPFLLTNGGPSYRTELVSIYNYRVAFHDFQFGKGAAVGVIMMLINLAFALIYLSIGRKKKKG
- a CDS encoding carbohydrate ABC transporter permease, translating into MKLTLPAFIGRIAFSALAALIGAAFALPLLWFLFAPFNARAELGLAIPDPWTLANFVTVFGNNFAVQALWNSLIQSVGGVILVGAAATLAAYALSRSSLPGKGAVTYVLLLFSSVVSGSAAMVPIFLIVSAAGLIDTHLAVILTFAGGLLPTAMFILRDFIDSIPKSYEESAMVAGASPVQAFFDVALPVIRPGIVVVVVWGFVNIWGSFLIPFILLRSDDQMPASVAIYSFYSEAGTPIVTLLAAYSLIYSLPVIALYLFVSWKFGFRFFGGIKA
- a CDS encoding ABC transporter ATP-binding protein is translated as MASVEFRNVTKSFGSFNAVSDVSFSIGDGEFVCLLGPSGCGKTTSLRMIAGLETPTSGQVLIGGQDVTHFHPKDRQISMVFQDYALYPHMNLADNIAYPLKVRGKSVSERHGRAKEVADVLKIGHLLDRLPSQISGGQQQRTSLARALVYPSQVYLFDEPLSNLDAKLRLEARGFLNHLQRDMGMTAVYVTHDQAEAMALATRIAVMDQGKIAQFASPIEIYRRPATTFVANFVGNPPMNLVPVEAAQGDGKLQLSAEGLTLGGLAMSSEIGAALGASKTLTLGIRPEHLTIAEAGATNTISGKLFANENMGPESLVTIERADGSRVTARIFTDDHIELGESVTLGFAGEHVHLFDGTGARIPAAGE
- a CDS encoding CehA/McbA family metallohydrolase, which codes for MTTITTRITRADQAANPYFYIPFDVPAGTTRIDVALAYPKAEDCVIDLGAFDPRDTGYPSAEGFRGWSGGARDSFFIATDDATPGYVHGDIPAGRWTVILGLYKVPDGGTEVAVTIALDSALRTIEPQPAHTTPVRQGAGWYKGDLHCHTFHSDAKGSPELLHAAARQAGLDFLAVADHNTTTQRRYFHPQSSPDLVFVRAMEVTTAGGHANVYGVDAWIDFRMTRPADAHTLARLVHDRGGLLSINHDKPPIAWEYELPEADCQEVWQSTWMAWNWIALDRWQQRLASGLRLSAIGGSDYHQPAQLMPEGPLVLARPTTVLFLPELSEDAVLAAMKSGHGYVTESPSGPSLVMTVDGQPMGSVVTKPRQMRAEAKGAQGDKLVWIDATGEIGSALIDTDDWQHEIAMPEAKDFIRAEIVAIASRERLSAEFLALIEGRELPWQLRGVNLADQPIRRALGNPIYIEA